Proteins from one Acidiphilium multivorum AIU301 genomic window:
- a CDS encoding pyrroloquinoline quinone-dependent dehydrogenase: MRTDQMKSRSGLARLAGGVAAAAMAVGIAGIAHAGAVSNTTPTPKDYTSTASSNSTWILGAKNYDNNRYVDIGQITPANVAQLKPVWTFHISDNGPIEAAPVVWDGTAYITSAHDHVYAIDVKTGKLKWQFSDNPHVISFAANRGVTLLDGKVYLATLDGHLIALNATTGKKVFDKVEVSDTANSFYTMQPLPYTNPKTGKTVLLLGISNGDWGGIGTIQAINPANGAVEWKYETIPGPGQKGNKTWSGDSWKRGGGAVWTMMALDPKTGILYANAGNPQPDFNGPARKGSNLYSDSLLAINISGAKPKMVWAHQFIPHDTHDWDPVMPPILFTGKVDGKEMPLVADGDKAGNFWLLNSQTGKLVNHLAVSMQYNQNTEPSLKGNVACPNTNGGVEYNGGSYDPKTNMIYLPSSNECGFWRATKNVVYIAGQFYLGGAFPKFVGPNTGQFNAIDVNTGVFAWRNPSKLPMAGGALSTSTGLVFTGLENGDFDAYDATSGKKLWSYDTGSPIIAPPVAFTQGKTEYVAVASGQAGNQELPNMPKTNKGTMLTMFALSK, translated from the coding sequence ATGAGAACCGACCAAATGAAGTCACGCTCTGGCCTTGCCCGCCTCGCCGGCGGCGTTGCGGCCGCGGCCATGGCCGTTGGCATCGCGGGAATTGCCCATGCCGGTGCCGTCTCGAACACGACGCCGACGCCGAAGGATTACACCAGCACGGCGAGCAGCAACTCGACCTGGATTCTCGGTGCCAAGAATTACGACAACAACCGTTATGTCGATATCGGCCAGATCACGCCGGCCAACGTTGCGCAGCTGAAGCCGGTCTGGACGTTCCATATCTCGGACAATGGGCCGATCGAGGCCGCGCCGGTGGTCTGGGACGGCACCGCCTATATCACCTCCGCCCACGACCATGTTTACGCGATCGATGTGAAGACCGGAAAGCTGAAATGGCAGTTCTCCGACAATCCCCACGTCATTTCCTTCGCTGCCAATCGTGGTGTCACGCTGCTTGATGGCAAGGTTTATCTTGCGACGCTCGACGGCCACCTGATCGCGCTGAACGCGACCACCGGCAAGAAGGTGTTCGACAAGGTGGAAGTGTCCGACACCGCGAACTCGTTCTACACGATGCAGCCGCTGCCCTACACCAACCCGAAGACCGGCAAGACGGTGCTGCTGCTCGGCATCTCGAACGGCGACTGGGGTGGAATCGGCACGATCCAGGCGATCAACCCTGCCAATGGCGCGGTCGAATGGAAGTATGAAACCATTCCGGGCCCGGGCCAGAAGGGTAACAAGACCTGGAGCGGCGACTCCTGGAAGCGCGGCGGCGGCGCCGTGTGGACGATGATGGCGCTCGACCCGAAGACCGGCATCCTCTATGCCAATGCCGGCAACCCGCAGCCGGACTTCAACGGCCCGGCGCGCAAGGGTTCCAACCTCTATTCCGACAGCCTGCTCGCCATCAACATCTCCGGCGCGAAGCCGAAGATGGTCTGGGCCCACCAGTTCATCCCGCATGACACGCATGACTGGGATCCGGTGATGCCGCCGATCCTGTTCACCGGGAAGGTGGACGGTAAGGAGATGCCGCTCGTGGCCGACGGCGACAAGGCCGGCAATTTCTGGCTGCTGAACTCGCAGACCGGCAAGCTGGTGAACCACCTCGCCGTCAGCATGCAGTACAACCAGAACACGGAGCCAAGCCTGAAGGGCAACGTGGCCTGCCCGAACACCAATGGCGGCGTCGAATACAACGGCGGCAGCTACGACCCGAAGACCAACATGATCTACCTGCCAAGCTCGAACGAGTGCGGCTTCTGGCGGGCGACGAAGAACGTGGTCTACATCGCCGGGCAGTTCTATCTCGGTGGCGCGTTCCCGAAATTCGTCGGGCCGAACACCGGGCAGTTCAACGCGATCGACGTGAATACCGGCGTCTTCGCGTGGCGTAACCCCTCGAAACTGCCGATGGCGGGCGGCGCTCTCTCGACCTCGACCGGCCTCGTCTTCACCGGCCTCGAGAACGGCGATTTCGATGCCTATGACGCGACGTCCGGCAAGAAGCTGTGGAGCTACGATACCGGCTCCCCGATCATCGCGCCGCCGGTCGCCTTCACCCAGGGCAAGACCGAATACGTCGCGGTTGCATCCGGTCAGGCGGGCAACCAGGAACTGCCCAACATGCCGAAGACCAACAAGGGAACCATGCTGACCATGTTCGCGCTGTCGAAGTGA
- a CDS encoding c-type cytochrome, whose product MAKGGLLRFLAAGAVLAALAVPSGLAAAPASDHARAEAALSNIRAAVAAIMDAENDATNGPARYVQAAHRAINLLVGRGDSAFDPAAGDPGDPVGAIGEVNHLLDRRATPPFVPALHGVLVNLQSAVANLGDAAKAHGLGAYQNDVSQALQTMEIAEGRSGTFDVFGGMRGAIANTELGVPAGAPTENGCAAPHVAGYGLWHGWLVWHAVKLDGGPIATAGSSIVKKEGSMLVLYTPAAAMVHHLCAADVKHHAATHASVQHASVQVTKAPAARLIRVADTGGDGAVSYTMAQATAGKTVYSTHCASCHGANLQGVAAPAIAGKEFLTTAHTNGYSVSILNTIVTQNMPFNDPGSLKPGEYADVMAYLLASNCFPAGKTAFPTNPGSHFGTVKLSIPAHPAGTPDKNGVCPVK is encoded by the coding sequence ATGGCGAAAGGCGGTCTTCTGCGTTTTCTGGCTGCGGGGGCGGTTCTTGCCGCCCTCGCGGTGCCTTCCGGCCTCGCTGCGGCACCCGCCTCGGACCATGCACGGGCCGAGGCGGCGCTGTCGAATATCCGAGCCGCGGTCGCGGCAATCATGGATGCCGAGAACGACGCCACCAATGGTCCCGCCCGCTATGTCCAGGCGGCGCACCGGGCGATCAATCTTCTGGTCGGCCGCGGGGATAGCGCCTTCGATCCCGCCGCCGGCGATCCCGGCGATCCCGTCGGGGCGATCGGCGAGGTCAATCACCTGCTCGATCGTCGGGCGACGCCGCCCTTCGTGCCGGCGCTACACGGGGTTCTTGTGAACCTCCAGTCTGCGGTGGCGAATCTCGGCGACGCGGCCAAGGCGCATGGCCTTGGCGCGTATCAGAACGATGTCTCTCAGGCGCTCCAGACCATGGAAATCGCCGAGGGGCGTTCTGGAACGTTCGACGTGTTCGGCGGCATGCGCGGGGCCATCGCCAATACCGAACTCGGTGTGCCGGCTGGTGCGCCGACAGAGAATGGCTGTGCCGCTCCGCATGTGGCAGGCTACGGGCTGTGGCATGGCTGGCTGGTATGGCATGCCGTCAAGCTCGACGGTGGCCCGATCGCCACCGCCGGCAGTTCGATCGTGAAGAAGGAAGGTTCGATGCTCGTGCTATACACTCCGGCCGCCGCGATGGTGCATCATCTCTGTGCCGCCGATGTGAAACATCATGCCGCTACCCATGCGTCGGTGCAGCATGCCTCGGTCCAGGTGACCAAAGCGCCGGCGGCCCGGCTCATCAGGGTTGCGGACACGGGCGGCGACGGCGCCGTCTCCTACACGATGGCGCAAGCTACGGCAGGCAAGACGGTGTATTCGACGCATTGCGCGAGCTGCCACGGCGCCAATCTGCAGGGCGTTGCCGCACCGGCCATCGCCGGCAAGGAATTCCTCACGACGGCGCACACCAACGGCTACTCGGTCTCGATCCTCAATACGATCGTGACCCAGAACATGCCGTTCAACGATCCGGGTTCACTCAAGCCCGGCGAATATGCCGATGTGATGGCCTATCTGTTGGCATCAAACTGCTTCCCGGCTGGAAAGACGGCCTTCCCAACCAATCCGGGCAGCCATTTCGGGACAGTGAAGCTTTCTATTCCGGCGCATCCGGCCGGCACGCCCGACAAGAATGGCGTTTGTCCGGTAAAATAA
- a CDS encoding S-(hydroxymethyl)glutathione dehydrogenase/class III alcohol dehydrogenase, translated as MDVRAAIAWKAGEKLELGTVRLDGPKAGEVLVEVKATGICHTDEYTLSGADPEGLFPAILGHEGAGIVVDVGPGVTSVKKGDHVIPLYTPECRQCKSCLSRKTNLCTAIRATQGKGVMPDGTSRFSCDGEPVMHYMGCSTFANYTVLPEIAVAKVREDAPFDKICYIGCGVTTGIGAVINTAKVQPGDNVVVFGLGGIGLNVIQGARLAGANMIVGVDLNNGRKPMAEKFGMTHFVNPAEIGEDLVPYLVNLTDGGADYSFECIGNVKVMRQALECCHRGWGTSIIIGVAGAGQEISTRPFQLVTGRNWRGTAFGGARGRTDVPKIVDWYMNGKINIDDLITHVLPFEQINEGFELMRKGESIRSVVVY; from the coding sequence ATGGATGTTCGCGCCGCGATTGCGTGGAAGGCCGGCGAAAAACTGGAGCTCGGCACGGTCAGGCTGGATGGGCCGAAGGCGGGCGAGGTGCTGGTGGAAGTCAAGGCCACCGGCATCTGCCACACGGATGAATACACGCTGTCGGGCGCGGACCCCGAAGGCCTCTTTCCGGCCATCCTCGGGCACGAGGGTGCTGGTATCGTGGTCGATGTCGGTCCCGGCGTGACCAGCGTGAAGAAGGGCGATCACGTGATTCCGCTCTACACGCCGGAATGCCGGCAGTGCAAATCCTGCCTCTCGCGCAAGACCAATCTCTGCACCGCGATCCGTGCGACCCAGGGCAAGGGCGTGATGCCGGACGGCACCTCGCGCTTCTCCTGCGACGGCGAGCCGGTGATGCACTACATGGGCTGCTCGACCTTCGCCAACTACACCGTGCTGCCGGAAATCGCGGTGGCGAAGGTGCGCGAGGACGCGCCCTTCGACAAGATCTGCTATATCGGCTGCGGGGTGACCACCGGCATCGGCGCGGTGATCAACACCGCCAAGGTGCAGCCGGGCGATAACGTGGTCGTCTTCGGTCTCGGCGGGATCGGCCTGAACGTGATCCAGGGGGCGCGCCTCGCCGGTGCGAACATGATCGTCGGCGTCGATCTCAACAACGGCCGCAAGCCGATGGCCGAGAAATTCGGCATGACGCATTTCGTCAACCCGGCCGAGATCGGCGAGGATCTCGTGCCCTACCTCGTCAACCTGACCGATGGCGGCGCCGATTACTCCTTCGAGTGCATCGGCAATGTGAAGGTGATGCGCCAGGCGCTGGAATGCTGCCATCGCGGCTGGGGCACCTCGATCATCATCGGGGTGGCCGGCGCGGGGCAGGAGATCTCGACCCGGCCGTTCCAGCTGGTGACCGGGCGCAACTGGCGCGGCACCGCCTTCGGCGGCGCGCGCGGCCGCACCGACGTGCCGAAGATCGTCGACTGGTACATGAACGGCAAGATCAACATCGACGACCTGATCACCCATGTGCTGCCCTTCGAGCAGATCAACGAAGGCTTCGAACTGATGCGCAAGGGCGAGAGTATCCGCAGCGTCGTCGTCTACTGA
- a CDS encoding FAD-binding oxidoreductase, translating into MINLLDHLAAALGPGGVIIAPEDIAPFGTDWRGLVSNMPRAVLRPRDTAGVAAALRLCAAAGVPVVPQGGNTSMVAGAVPSRDGAELVLSLSRMNAVRAIDAAGLTMEVEAGVTLRAAQDAARDAGALLPLSIGSEGSAQIGGVISTNAGGNNTLRFGNARDLVLGLEVVLADGTIWNGLRRLRKDNTGYALRQLFAGAEGTLGIVTAAVLRLARAPRQRQTCFCAIPSVEAALDLFARFRDEDEAALYAFEYISGAAMAVNQSYMPDFRLPLETASPHYVLLELATTRRRDPLRETMEAVLADALEAGVITDAAIAESEAQRAAFWAIREHLSESQRRAGASVKNDVSVPVAAVPSLLARAAAMLGARHPGARMVAFGHIGDGNIHLNALQPEDGDAAAFAARGEDLMEDVNAIVMELGGSFSAEHGIGQIKTHAFGQLRSAAEREIMRRIRAALDPAATLNPGKLF; encoded by the coding sequence ATGATCAATCTGCTCGACCACCTCGCCGCCGCGCTTGGCCCCGGAGGGGTCATCATCGCCCCTGAAGACATCGCCCCCTTCGGCACGGACTGGCGCGGCCTCGTCAGCAACATGCCCCGCGCGGTTCTGCGGCCGCGCGACACGGCGGGTGTTGCGGCCGCGCTGCGACTTTGCGCGGCGGCCGGCGTTCCTGTCGTGCCCCAGGGCGGCAACACGTCGATGGTCGCAGGCGCCGTGCCGTCGCGGGACGGGGCGGAACTCGTGCTTTCGCTCTCGCGGATGAATGCCGTGCGCGCCATCGATGCCGCGGGGCTCACCATGGAAGTGGAGGCCGGGGTCACGCTCCGTGCGGCCCAGGACGCGGCGCGCGACGCAGGTGCCCTGCTGCCGCTTTCGATCGGCTCGGAAGGGTCCGCGCAGATCGGCGGTGTCATCTCGACCAACGCCGGCGGCAACAACACCCTGCGTTTCGGCAACGCCCGCGATCTCGTACTGGGGCTGGAGGTGGTACTGGCCGACGGCACGATCTGGAACGGACTGCGCCGGCTGCGGAAGGACAATACCGGCTATGCGCTGCGCCAGCTTTTCGCCGGCGCCGAAGGAACGCTCGGCATCGTCACCGCCGCCGTGCTGCGCCTCGCGCGGGCACCGCGCCAACGGCAGACCTGTTTCTGCGCGATCCCCAGCGTCGAGGCCGCGCTCGACCTGTTTGCCCGGTTCCGCGACGAAGACGAAGCCGCGCTCTACGCATTCGAATACATCTCCGGCGCCGCCATGGCCGTGAACCAGTCATACATGCCGGACTTCCGGCTCCCGCTCGAAACGGCTTCACCGCACTATGTGCTGCTCGAACTGGCAACGACCCGCAGACGCGATCCGCTGCGGGAGACGATGGAAGCCGTGCTGGCAGACGCGCTTGAAGCCGGTGTGATCACCGATGCAGCGATCGCCGAATCCGAGGCACAGCGGGCGGCGTTCTGGGCTATCCGCGAGCATCTTTCGGAGTCGCAGCGTCGGGCCGGCGCCTCGGTGAAGAACGATGTTTCAGTCCCGGTCGCGGCAGTACCGAGCCTGCTTGCACGCGCCGCAGCGATGCTCGGCGCCCGCCATCCCGGCGCCCGCATGGTTGCATTCGGACATATCGGCGATGGCAACATCCACCTGAACGCCCTGCAGCCCGAGGATGGCGACGCTGCAGCCTTCGCCGCGCGCGGCGAGGACCTGATGGAGGATGTGAACGCCATCGTCATGGAACTCGGCGGCAGCTTTTCCGCCGAGCATGGCATCGGACAAATCAAGACCCACGCCTTCGGGCAACTGCGGTCAGCGGCCGAGCGGGAGATCATGCGCAGGATCCGCGCGGCGCTCGATCCGGCCGCAACGCTCAACCCCGGGAAACTGTTCTGA
- a CDS encoding TonB-dependent receptor family protein, with translation MSRRLSLLAVSLLGGTAFATPAFGQNAKPLIVPSPGEIAIHKIVVSATRTREASFNVPVSIYSISGRQISFANAEENLSETLNRVPGIDVQNRQDYAQGLRITSRGFGAQTPFGVRNIRILVDGMPLTGPDGTTDSEVIDLGDISRIEVLTGPFSVLYGNASGGVIQVFSKNGPTRPTVGGSVIATSYGGWRVGATYGGTARWGSDGSFNYMMNASDFYTGGYRQHSAARRQQFYGKFRVQVSPNTSYTLLIDGLNEPYSEDPGGLTAAQYHANPRQAGTGADAFGTRKVLRHLQFGLVFKHRFNAQNSVRVVVYEATHSVLQFLPFTGSYAASGGGVVDLARKSGGIDASWTHRDEVAGVPVTLITGVDFGYEQQHRKGYVNEFGSIGALRRNEQDVARNVAEYAQVNAHVAKRTTLVVGLRHSNDYYSVTDNYVTSTLTNDSGSVSYGNTSFVAGATYHLTPTTNLYADYGEGFETPTLDQLAYLPNGLAGFNSALRPTTSQNFEAGIKSLIGADTYLQLAVFHIHTNNEIEVSSSKDGRTAYSNQGQTARNGVDVSLDTYLPHHVELYGSYSLLKAHFLANQFAGRSLPGVPDQRIYGELDWHDPSTGFYAQANGQWQSRMYVDSQNSAYAAGYFTAGIAGGFRQNLGPIRFNEFARINNLFNRTYVGAVVIAASNAAYYEPAPGRNFVIGMRARYRF, from the coding sequence ATGTCGAGACGGCTCAGCCTGCTCGCCGTGTCCCTTCTCGGGGGCACGGCGTTCGCCACTCCGGCGTTCGGACAGAACGCGAAACCCCTGATCGTTCCCTCGCCGGGCGAGATCGCGATCCACAAGATCGTGGTCAGCGCGACCCGTACCCGGGAGGCGAGTTTCAACGTTCCGGTTTCGATATATAGTATCTCCGGTAGGCAGATCAGTTTCGCCAACGCGGAAGAGAACCTCAGCGAGACGCTGAATCGCGTACCCGGCATCGACGTGCAGAACCGGCAGGACTATGCGCAGGGATTGCGCATCACCTCGCGCGGCTTCGGCGCGCAGACACCGTTTGGCGTGCGGAATATCCGCATCCTCGTCGACGGAATGCCACTGACCGGTCCGGACGGAACGACCGACTCCGAGGTGATCGACCTTGGCGACATCAGCCGGATCGAGGTTCTGACCGGCCCGTTCTCCGTCCTGTACGGCAATGCCTCGGGTGGAGTGATCCAGGTCTTCAGCAAGAACGGCCCGACCCGCCCCACGGTCGGTGGCAGCGTGATTGCGACGTCCTATGGCGGATGGCGCGTCGGCGCGACCTATGGCGGCACCGCACGCTGGGGATCTGACGGTTCGTTCAACTACATGATGAACGCGTCGGATTTCTATACTGGCGGATACCGCCAGCATAGTGCCGCGCGGCGCCAGCAGTTTTATGGCAAATTCCGTGTGCAGGTCAGCCCGAATACCAGCTACACGCTGCTGATCGACGGCCTGAACGAACCGTATTCGGAAGACCCGGGCGGCCTGACTGCTGCGCAGTATCATGCCAATCCGCGCCAGGCCGGCACCGGTGCCGATGCGTTCGGGACCCGCAAGGTGCTGCGCCACCTGCAGTTCGGCCTCGTCTTCAAACACCGCTTCAACGCACAGAACAGCGTCCGCGTGGTGGTTTACGAGGCGACCCACTCAGTGCTGCAATTCCTGCCCTTTACCGGCAGCTACGCGGCTTCCGGCGGCGGCGTGGTGGATCTTGCCCGAAAATCCGGTGGCATCGACGCGTCCTGGACCCACAGGGACGAGGTTGCCGGCGTTCCGGTCACACTCATCACCGGTGTGGATTTCGGCTACGAACAGCAGCACCGCAAGGGCTATGTCAACGAGTTCGGCTCAATCGGCGCATTGCGTCGCAACGAGCAGGATGTCGCCCGCAATGTCGCCGAATACGCGCAGGTGAACGCCCACGTTGCCAAGCGCACGACTTTGGTCGTCGGTCTTCGGCACAGCAACGATTATTACAGCGTGACCGACAATTACGTGACCAGCACGCTGACCAACGACTCGGGATCGGTCAGCTATGGAAACACGAGCTTCGTTGCCGGCGCCACCTATCACCTGACGCCGACCACCAATCTCTACGCCGACTATGGCGAGGGTTTCGAAACGCCGACGCTCGACCAGCTCGCTTACCTGCCCAACGGCCTCGCGGGGTTCAATTCCGCCCTGCGCCCCACGACCAGCCAGAACTTCGAGGCGGGGATCAAGAGCCTGATCGGTGCGGATACCTATCTCCAGCTCGCGGTGTTCCACATTCACACCAACAACGAGATCGAGGTGTCTTCCTCGAAGGACGGACGTACCGCTTATTCGAACCAGGGGCAGACGGCGCGCAACGGCGTCGACGTCAGCCTCGATACGTATCTGCCTCACCATGTCGAGCTCTACGGCTCCTATTCGCTGCTGAAGGCGCACTTCCTTGCCAACCAGTTCGCCGGCAGGTCATTGCCCGGCGTGCCGGACCAGCGGATCTACGGCGAACTGGACTGGCATGATCCGTCGACCGGATTCTATGCCCAGGCGAATGGTCAGTGGCAGAGCCGGATGTATGTCGACTCGCAGAACTCGGCCTACGCGGCGGGCTACTTCACCGCTGGCATCGCCGGGGGTTTCCGGCAGAACCTTGGGCCGATCCGGTTCAATGAATTCGCTCGCATCAACAATCTCTTCAACCGGACCTATGTGGGTGCGGTCGTGATCGCCGCGAGCAATGCCGCCTATTACGAGCCGGCGCCAGGGCGCAACTTCGTGATCGGGATGCGGGCACGTTACCGGTTCTGA